One Ostrea edulis chromosome 2, xbOstEdul1.1, whole genome shotgun sequence genomic region harbors:
- the LOC130051517 gene encoding GATA zinc finger domain-containing protein 15-like has translation MIHSRTYPLYLSIVTTPLPNQNNNKYDSLNSNNTTTNQNNNKYDSLNSNNTTTNQNNNKYDSLNSNNTTTNQNNNKYDSLNSNNTTTNQNNNKYDSLNSSNTTTNQNNNKYDSLNSNNTTTNQNNNNKHDSLNSNNTTTNQNYNKYDSLNSNNTTTNQNNNKYDSLNSNNTTTNQNYNKYDSLNSNNTTTNQNNNKYDSLNSNNTTTNQNYNKYDSLNSNNITTNQNNNNNNKYDSLNSNNTTTNQNNNKYDSLNSNNTTTNQNNNKYDSLNKNIYNRTSKSRSKCLVHRSREPFAVILVVGSQKKKKEERKRN, from the exons ATGATTCATAGTCGGACATATCCTCTCTATCTCTCAATAGTAACAACACCACTACCaaaccaaaacaacaacaaatacgACTCTCTCAATAGTAACAacaccactaccaaccaaaataacaacaaatacgaCTCTCTCAATAGTAACAacaccactaccaaccaaaacaacaacaaatacgACTCTCTCAATAGTAACAacaccactaccaaccaaaacaacaacaaatacgACTCTCTCAATAGTAACAacaccactaccaaccaaaacaacaacaaatacgACTCTCTCAATAGTAGCAacaccactaccaaccaaaacaacaacaaatacgACTCTCTCAATAGTAACAacaccactaccaaccaaaacaacaacaacaaacacgACTCTCTCAATAGTAACAacaccactaccaaccaaaactACAACAAATACGACTCTCTCAATAGTAACAACACCACTACaaaccaaaacaacaacaaatacgACTCTCTCAATAGTAACAacaccactaccaaccaaaactACAACAAATACGACTCTCTCAATAGTAACAacaccactaccaaccaaaacaacaacaaatacgACTCTCTCAATAGTAACAacaccactaccaaccaaaactACAACAAATACGACTCTCTCAATAGTAACAACAtcactaccaaccaaaacaacaacaacaacaacaaatacgACTCTCTCAATAGTAACAacaccactaccaaccaaaacaacaacaaatacgACTCTCTCAATAGTAACAacaccactaccaaccaaaacaacaacaaatacgACTCTCTCAATA aaaatatatacaatagaaCAAGTAAAAGCCGAAGTAAATGTCTTGTTCATAGGTCCAGAGAACCTTTTGCGGTCATACTGGTAGTTGGATCacagaagaagaagaaagaggAGAGGAAAAGGAATTAA
- the LOC130051880 gene encoding uncharacterized protein LOC130051880, which produces MPRFRHWGVLLFFFVFMVFLLMISIWTNLSAWDIPKSIYLRITSTHPNNISLQNFLSWIFSRISGDWIYGKISSSNLTIVTAYWNIGTFKKGSSALFTKNTYFSWMKSFQYLMNPLVVYTDSKEFVDLMKKLRSEGKLNYQTEIFYEERKSIWSFGLVDRIQRVYKQPGYPAYHPNTVNALYAAAQHTKFTVVADAARKNIYNTPYYAWLDVGYFRDLVGSEQFFELKIPNDQDPGRISVNLMFRRHMEINPYEIFRHNKVWVGGGMFIGTKNIFIKFEELYRKALLYFLDQHLMNSDQQVLFAMYSNRGRKALKPQTELQLYTPKGNGNPWFYLGYLCREIVNRTNVIEFI; this is translated from the exons ATGCCGAGGTTTAGACATTGGGGTGTTCTTTTATTCTTCTTTGTTTTCATGGTATTTCTTTTGATGATATCTATCTGGACTAACTTGTCA GCATGGGACATACCAAAATCGATTTATCTGCGTATAACATCAACCCATCCGAATAATATAAGTCTGCAAAATTTTCTTTCGTGGATATTTTCTAGAATTAGCGGCGATTGGATTTACGGAAAAATATCGTCATCAAACCTAACGATTGTGACAGCTTATTGGAACATCGGAACCTTTAAAAAAGGGTCAAGTGCTCTATTCACCAAAAATACATATTTCTCCTGGATGAAAAGTTTCCAGTATTTAATGAATCCCCTTGTAGTTTACACAGACAGTAAAGAATTCGTAGATTTGATGAAGAAACTGAGATCTGAAGGAAAATTGAATTACCAAACAGAAATTTTCTATGAGGAAAGGAAGTCGATTTGGTCCTTCGGGCTGGTGGACAGGATACAGAGAGTATATAAACAGCCTGGATATCCAGCATACCATCCCAACACTGTCAATGCATTGTATGCTGCAGCACAGCATACAAAATTTACAGTCGTAGCGGATGCAGCGCGGAAGAATATATACAACACACCGTACTACGCGTGGTTGGACGTGGGATATTTTAGAGATTTAGTCGGAAGCGAACAATTTTTCGAATTAAAAATTCCGAATGATCAAGATCCAGGACGGATATCAGTTAATCTAATGTTTCGTCGACATatggaaattaatccatatGAGATATTTCGACATAACAAGGTGTGGGTAGGCGGTGGGATGTTTATAggtacaaaaaatattttcatcaaattcgAAGAATTGTATCGTAAAGCATTGTTATATTTCCTAGATCAGCACCTGATGAATTCTGATCAGCAGGTGCTTTTTGCAATGTATTCAAATCGGGGTCGAAAAGCACTTAAACCACAGACTGAACTTCAGTTATATACCCCGAAAGGAAACGGAAATCCATGGTTTTACCTGGGGTATCTGTGCCGGGAAATTGTTAACAGAACAAACGTGATCGAATTTATATGA